A DNA window from Pseudomonas wuhanensis contains the following coding sequences:
- a CDS encoding tripartite tricarboxylate transporter permease — protein sequence MDILASLATGFGAALAPINLMWGFIGCLLGTAIGVLPGIGPALTVALLLPITAKVDPTGALIMFAGIYYGAQFGGSTTSILLNTPGESSSMVTALEGNLMARNGRAGPALATAAIGSFVAGTIATILLTLFAPLVATLALKFGPAEYFAILVLAFTTVSAVLGASMLRGFVSLGIGLTIGLIGLDSTSGIARYTLEVPELVDGIEVVLVAVGLFAVGEALYSVLYQKEETASRHRLTSLWMTRADWKRSIPAWLRGTLIGFPFGSIPAGGAEIPTFLSYSTERKLSKYPKEFAASKGEGAIEGVAGPEAANNASATGSLVPLLTLGIPTSATAAILLAAFQNYNLQPGPLLFQTSGELVWTLVASLYIGNAILLVLNLPLVGLWVKLLQIPRPYLNAGILVFATIGVYGMRHSTFDLFLMLAIGWAGVLMRRFDFPVAPVIVGMLLGPMAEKQLRNALSISQGDWMIFVTQPIAASLLALTLLVLLVPYVLHKRGIKLHEDD from the coding sequence GTGGACATTCTCGCGAGTCTGGCAACCGGCTTTGGTGCCGCGTTGGCGCCAATCAATCTGATGTGGGGCTTTATCGGCTGCCTGCTGGGTACCGCGATCGGTGTTTTGCCGGGGATCGGGCCGGCACTGACGGTCGCGCTGCTGCTGCCGATTACCGCCAAGGTCGATCCTACCGGCGCGCTGATCATGTTTGCCGGCATCTATTACGGCGCTCAGTTTGGCGGCTCCACCACCTCGATTCTGCTCAACACCCCGGGTGAGTCGTCCTCCATGGTCACGGCCCTGGAAGGCAACCTCATGGCCCGCAACGGGCGCGCAGGCCCCGCCTTGGCGACGGCTGCTATCGGCTCATTCGTGGCTGGCACCATTGCGACAATCTTGCTGACCTTGTTCGCTCCACTCGTAGCCACACTGGCACTGAAGTTCGGGCCGGCGGAGTATTTCGCGATTCTGGTGCTGGCCTTCACCACGGTGTCGGCGGTGCTCGGTGCGTCGATGCTGCGCGGCTTCGTTTCGTTGGGGATCGGACTGACCATCGGCTTGATCGGTCTGGACTCGACCTCAGGCATAGCTCGCTACACCCTGGAGGTGCCCGAGTTGGTCGATGGCATCGAAGTGGTGCTCGTCGCGGTGGGGTTGTTTGCCGTCGGAGAGGCGTTGTACAGCGTGCTCTACCAAAAGGAAGAAACGGCCAGCCGACATCGCTTGACCTCGTTGTGGATGACCCGCGCCGACTGGAAACGCTCGATCCCCGCGTGGCTACGGGGCACCCTGATCGGTTTTCCCTTCGGCTCCATTCCGGCCGGTGGCGCGGAAATTCCGACATTCCTGTCTTATTCGACCGAACGCAAACTCAGCAAATACCCGAAAGAGTTCGCGGCCAGCAAAGGCGAGGGCGCCATCGAAGGTGTCGCCGGCCCCGAGGCGGCCAACAATGCCAGCGCCACCGGTTCGCTGGTGCCGTTGCTGACCCTGGGCATCCCGACCTCGGCCACCGCGGCGATTCTGTTGGCCGCGTTCCAGAACTACAACCTGCAACCGGGGCCGCTGCTGTTCCAGACCTCGGGCGAACTGGTCTGGACCCTGGTGGCTTCCTTGTACATCGGCAACGCCATTCTGCTGGTGCTGAACCTTCCATTGGTGGGCCTGTGGGTCAAGCTCCTGCAGATCCCCCGGCCATACCTGAACGCCGGCATTCTGGTATTCGCGACCATCGGCGTGTACGGCATGCGCCACTCGACGTTCGACCTGTTTCTGATGTTGGCCATCGGCTGGGCCGGGGTGTTGATGCGGCGTTTCGATTTCCCCGTCGCCCCGGTGATCGTCGGTATGCTGCTGGGCCCGATGGCGGAAAAACAACTGCGCAACGCCTTGTCGATCAGCCAGGGCGACTGGATGATATTTGT
- a CDS encoding tripartite tricarboxylate transporter TctB family protein — protein sequence MAGRWRVMPTQLAIGVSIVVISAVLAFGASRFPAEMGFVIMAAYVYPYAVAAFLGVVGLLMCYQALTGGFRNLPDDHETTQALPGGKLGATWVTAGLVGVALLITYIGFVLAAALLFACSARGFGSRSPLRDLAIGIALTLPIYWLFTAGLGVSLPPLVNAWI from the coding sequence ATGGCCGGGCGCTGGAGAGTCATGCCGACCCAATTGGCGATTGGCGTCAGTATCGTCGTCATCAGCGCGGTATTGGCGTTCGGCGCCTCGCGGTTTCCGGCCGAAATGGGCTTCGTCATCATGGCGGCGTACGTCTATCCCTACGCCGTCGCGGCGTTTCTGGGCGTCGTCGGTCTGTTGATGTGCTATCAGGCGCTCACCGGTGGTTTTCGCAACCTTCCCGACGACCATGAGACCACCCAGGCTCTGCCCGGCGGCAAGCTCGGCGCAACCTGGGTCACGGCGGGGCTGGTGGGCGTTGCCTTGCTCATTACATACATCGGCTTCGTCTTGGCTGCGGCACTGCTGTTTGCCTGTTCTGCACGAGGTTTTGGCAGTCGCAGCCCACTGCGGGACCTGGCCATCGGCATCGCCCTGACGCTGCCGATCTACTGGCTTTTCACCGCCGGGCTAGGGGTTTCCCTTCCGCCCCTGGTCAACGCCTGGATCTGA
- a CDS encoding tripartite tricarboxylate transporter substrate binding protein gives MFALARRFSSNLAVFITAAALASPVFALDTVKFMAPGSVGGGYDQTARVLGKAMVEAKTAKSATFENKGGAGGTLGLAQFANGTKGDANALLVVGAIMVTAIEQNKPQITLKDVTPIARLFTEYNVIAVRDDSPYKTLSDLLKDFKANPSSIKWGGGSKGSIDHIGIAELASKMDIPVNKVNYVAFAGGGEVVAAVLGGHITVITGGYAELAKYVQSKQFRLLAIGAPNRVEGIDAPTLKESGYDVTIGNWRGVYGAAGLTPEQRKELTEAVLTATKSNVWQENVKTNAWSPSILTGDDFGKFVEEEHGRLRAMLVKVGLL, from the coding sequence ATGTTTGCATTGGCCCGTCGATTCAGCAGCAACCTCGCCGTTTTCATTACCGCCGCCGCGCTCGCATCACCGGTTTTTGCGCTGGACACCGTCAAGTTCATGGCCCCGGGTTCGGTCGGTGGTGGTTATGACCAGACCGCACGCGTCCTGGGCAAAGCCATGGTCGAGGCGAAAACGGCAAAGTCCGCTACCTTCGAGAACAAGGGCGGCGCCGGTGGCACCCTGGGGTTGGCGCAGTTTGCCAACGGCACCAAGGGCGACGCCAATGCCCTGCTCGTGGTCGGAGCGATCATGGTCACGGCCATCGAGCAGAATAAACCGCAGATTACCTTGAAGGACGTGACACCGATCGCCCGGCTGTTTACCGAATACAACGTGATTGCCGTGCGTGACGACTCCCCGTACAAAACCCTGAGCGACTTGCTCAAAGACTTCAAGGCCAACCCGTCCAGCATCAAATGGGGCGGCGGCTCCAAGGGTTCGATCGACCACATCGGCATCGCCGAACTGGCGAGCAAAATGGACATTCCCGTCAACAAGGTGAATTACGTTGCCTTCGCCGGGGGCGGTGAAGTCGTTGCCGCGGTGCTGGGGGGGCACATCACGGTGATCACCGGCGGCTACGCGGAGCTTGCCAAATACGTGCAGTCCAAGCAGTTCCGCTTACTCGCCATCGGCGCACCCAACCGCGTAGAGGGCATCGATGCACCGACCCTTAAAGAAAGCGGCTATGACGTGACGATTGGCAACTGGCGTGGCGTTTACGGCGCAGCGGGCCTGACGCCCGAACAGCGCAAAGAGCTGACCGAAGCCGTCCTGACCGCCACCAAAAGCAACGTATGGCAAGAAAACGTAAAAACCAATGCATGGTCACCGAGCATTCTGACCGGGGATGATTTCGGCAAATTCGTCGAAGAAGAACATGGGCGCCTGCGCGCAATGCTGGTCAAGGTCGGGCTGCTTTGA
- a CDS encoding hydrolase, producing the protein MAIAKAVPGKTLLTPTDHTLIMIDHQSQMSFATKSIDAVTLRNNAALVAKAARGFKVSTILTTVAEKSFSGPIFDEIKSVFPEHKVIDRTSMNTWEDERIAVEVNAAGKQKIVLAGLWTSVCIVGPALSAIDQGFEVYVIADACGDVTTEAHEMALQRMIQIGARPMTSLQYLLELQRDWARTETYDETVKTSIANGGAYGLGLIYAKTMFNASEGH; encoded by the coding sequence ATGGCCATTGCAAAAGCAGTTCCCGGCAAAACCCTGCTGACCCCGACCGACCACACCCTGATCATGATCGATCACCAGTCGCAGATGTCGTTTGCAACCAAGTCCATCGATGCCGTCACCCTGCGCAATAACGCGGCCCTCGTCGCCAAGGCCGCAAGGGGCTTCAAGGTATCGACCATCCTCACCACCGTCGCCGAGAAGAGTTTTTCCGGCCCGATTTTCGACGAAATCAAATCGGTATTCCCGGAACACAAGGTGATCGACCGCACCAGCATGAACACCTGGGAGGACGAGCGTATTGCCGTCGAAGTCAACGCAGCCGGCAAGCAGAAAATCGTTCTGGCCGGCCTGTGGACTTCCGTGTGCATCGTTGGCCCGGCCCTTTCGGCGATTGACCAGGGTTTCGAGGTCTACGTGATTGCCGACGCCTGTGGCGATGTCACCACCGAGGCGCATGAAATGGCCTTGCAACGCATGATCCAGATCGGTGCCCGTCCCATGACATCGCTGCAGTACTTGCTTGAACTCCAGCGCGACTGGGCACGTACCGAGACTTACGATGAGACGGTGAAAACCTCCATCGCCAACGGCGGTGCCTATGGCCTGGGCCTGATCTACGCCAAGACCATGTTCAACGCCTCTGAAGGCCATTAA